The following coding sequences lie in one Hippopotamus amphibius kiboko isolate mHipAmp2 chromosome 17, mHipAmp2.hap2, whole genome shotgun sequence genomic window:
- the FTSJ3 gene encoding pre-rRNA 2'-O-ribose RNA methyltransferase FTSJ3 isoform X2, which produces MPVSSLIVGVDLVPIKPLPNVVTLQEDITTERCRQALRKELKTWKVDVVLNDGAPNVGASWVHDAYSQAHLTLMALRLACDFLGRGGCFITKVFRSRDYQPLLWIFQQLFRRVQATKPQASRHESAEIFVVCQGFLAPDKVDSKFFDPKFAFKEVEVQAKTVTELVTKKKPKAEGYAEGDLTLYHRTSVTDFLQAANPVDFLSKASEISLDDEELARHPATTEDVQACCQDIKVLGRKELRSLLNWRTKLRRYVTKKLKEQAKALDISLSSGEEEEGEEEESAARAGPQPSEEEEEEQLNRTLAEMKAQEVAELKRKKKKLLREQRKQRERVELKMDLPGVSIADEGETGMFSLRTIRGHQLLEEVTQGDMSAADTFLSDLPRDDIYISDVEDDSASLDSDLDPEELAGVREPQRLKDQKCVRFAEVEDDKEEEGEENPLLVPLEEKAVLQEEQASLWFSKDGFSGIEDDADEALEIGQAQLLYESRRKGQQQPPPPTRVKTESKAPPCQDEAPSGTEADTGPGGEESDGSSDSDSSSSEGEESWKPQCGKKRSRGPKSDDDDGFEVVPIEDPVKHRILDPEGLALGAIIVSSKKAKRDLIDDSFSRYTFNEDEGELPDWFVQEEKQHRIRQLPVDKKEVEQYRKRWREINARPIKKVAEAKARKKRRMLKKLEQTKKKAEAVVNTVDISEREKVAQLRSLYKKAGLGKEKRQVTYVVAKKGVGRKVRRPAGVRGHFKVVDSRMKKDQRAQQRKEQKKKHKRK; this is translated from the exons ATGCCTGTATCCAGCCTTATTGTGG GAGTGGATCTGGTTCCAATCAAGCCTCTTCCCAATGTCGTGACACTCCAGGAGGACATCACAACAGAACGCTGTAGGCAG gCCCTGAGGAAGGAGCTGAAAACCTGGAAAGTTGACGTTGTGCTCAACGACGGGGCCCCCAACGTCGGGGCTAGCTGGGTCCATGATGCTTACTCACAAG CCCATCTGACACTGATGGCTTTGCGTCTGGCTTGTGATTTTCTGGGCCGTGGTGGCTGCTTCATCACGAAGGTTTTCCGTTCCCGCGACTATCAGCCTTTACTCTGGATCTTCCAGCAGCTCTTCCGCCGAGTCCAGGCCACCAAGCCCCAAGCCTCTCGTCATGAATCTGCAGAAATCTTTGTAGTCTGCCAGG GATTCCTGGCTCCTGACAAGGTTGACAGTAAGTTCTTCGACCCCAAATTTGCCTTCAAGGAGGTTGAAGTTCAGGCCAAGACTGTTACTGAATTAGTGACTAAGAAGAAGCCAAAG GCTGAAGGCTATGCTGAGGGTGACCTCACTCTCTATCACCGAACCTCAGTCACTGACTTTCTCCAAGCTGCCAACCCTGTTGACTTCCTTTCCAAAGCCAGTGAA ATCTCGCTGGACGATGAAGAATTGGCACGGCATCCAGCTACCACCGAGGACGTACAGGCGTGCTGTCAGGATATCAAAGTGCTGGGGCGCAAGGAGCTTAG GTCCCTGCTGAACTGGAGAACAAAGCTTCGGCGGTATGTGACCAAGAAGCTGAAAGAACAAGCAAAGGCGCTGGACATCAG CCTCAGCtcgggggaggaagaggaaggggaggaggaggagtcgGCAGCCAGGGCAGGGCCGCAGCcctctgaggaggaggaggaggagcagctgaACCGGACCCTGGCTGAGATGAAGGCCCAGGAGGTGGCAGAGTTAAAGAG gaagaagaagaagctgCTGCGTGAGCAGAGAAAGCAGCGGGAGCGTGTGGAGCTGAAGATGGATCTTCCCGGGGTTTCCATCGCAGATGAGGGGGAGACTGGCATGTTCTCCCTGCGCACCATCCGGGGTCACCAG TTGTTAGAGGAGGTAACACAGGGGGACATGAGTGCTGCAGACACGTTTTTGTCTGATCTGCCAAGAGACGACATCTACATATCAGATGTTGAGGATGACAGTGCATCCCTGGATAGTGATCTGGATCCAGAGGAGCTGGCAGGAGTCAGAGAACCTCAGCGTCTAAAGGATCAAAAGTG TGTACGATTTGCTGAAGTGGAAGACGataaagaggaggaaggagaagagaatcCACTGCTGGTACCACTGGAGGAAAAGGCGGTACTGCAGGAGGAACAGGCCAGCCTGTGGTTCTCGAAG GACGGCTTCAGTGGGATCGAGGATGATGCCGACGAGGCCCTGGAGATCGGCCAGGCCCAGCTGCTGTACGAGAGCCGTCGCAAGGGGCAGCAGCAGCCACCACCGCCGACGCGCGTGAAGACTGAGAGCAAGGCTCCCCCGTGCCAGGACGAGGCTCCTTCAGGGACAGAGGCTGACACTGGCCCTGGAGGGGAAGAGAGCGATGGCAGCTCTGACAGTGACAGCAGTAGCAGTGAGGGTGAAGAGAG CTGGAAACCACAGTGCGGTAAGAAGCGAAGCCGTGGGCCTAAGTCAGATGATGATGATGGGTTTGAGGTTGTGCCTATCGAGGACCCAG TGAAACATCGCATCCTGGACCCTGAAGGCCTTGCTCTAGGTGCCATTATTGTGTCTTCCAAAAAAGCCAAGAGAGACCTCATAGATGACTCCTTCAGCCG GTACACATTTAATGAGGATGAGGGGGAGCTTCCAGACTGGTTTGTGCAGGAGGAAAAGCAGCACAGGATACGACAATTGCCTGTTGATAAGAAGGAGGTGGAGCAATACCGGAAACGCTGGCGGGAAATCAATGCACGTCCCATCAAGAAAGTGGCTGAGGCCAAGGCCAGAAAGAAACGGAGG ATGCTGAAGAAGCTGGAGCAAACCAAGAAGAAGGCAGAAGCTGTGGTCAACACAGTGGACATCTCAGAACGGGAGAAAGTGGCACAGCTTCGAAG TCTATACAAGAAAGCTGGGCTTGGAAAGGAGAAGCGCCAAGTCACCTATGTTGTAGCCAAGAAAGGTGTGGGCCGCAAAGTGCGCAGGCCAGCTGGAGTCAGAGGTCACTTCAAGGTGGTGGATTCGAGAATGAAGAAGGACCAAAGAGCACAGCAACGGAAGGAGCAGAAGAAAAAGCACAAGCGCAAGTGA
- the FTSJ3 gene encoding pre-rRNA 2'-O-ribose RNA methyltransferase FTSJ3 isoform X1 — MGKKGKVGKSRRDKFYHLAKETGYRSRSAFKLIQLNRRFQFLQKARALLDLCAAPGGWLQVAAKFMPVSSLIVGVDLVPIKPLPNVVTLQEDITTERCRQALRKELKTWKVDVVLNDGAPNVGASWVHDAYSQAHLTLMALRLACDFLGRGGCFITKVFRSRDYQPLLWIFQQLFRRVQATKPQASRHESAEIFVVCQGFLAPDKVDSKFFDPKFAFKEVEVQAKTVTELVTKKKPKAEGYAEGDLTLYHRTSVTDFLQAANPVDFLSKASEISLDDEELARHPATTEDVQACCQDIKVLGRKELRSLLNWRTKLRRYVTKKLKEQAKALDISLSSGEEEEGEEEESAARAGPQPSEEEEEEQLNRTLAEMKAQEVAELKRKKKKLLREQRKQRERVELKMDLPGVSIADEGETGMFSLRTIRGHQLLEEVTQGDMSAADTFLSDLPRDDIYISDVEDDSASLDSDLDPEELAGVREPQRLKDQKCVRFAEVEDDKEEEGEENPLLVPLEEKAVLQEEQASLWFSKDGFSGIEDDADEALEIGQAQLLYESRRKGQQQPPPPTRVKTESKAPPCQDEAPSGTEADTGPGGEESDGSSDSDSSSSEGEESWKPQCGKKRSRGPKSDDDDGFEVVPIEDPVKHRILDPEGLALGAIIVSSKKAKRDLIDDSFSRYTFNEDEGELPDWFVQEEKQHRIRQLPVDKKEVEQYRKRWREINARPIKKVAEAKARKKRRMLKKLEQTKKKAEAVVNTVDISEREKVAQLRSLYKKAGLGKEKRQVTYVVAKKGVGRKVRRPAGVRGHFKVVDSRMKKDQRAQQRKEQKKKHKRK, encoded by the exons GTTGCAAGTGGCTGCCAAGTTTATGCCTGTATCCAGCCTTATTGTGG GAGTGGATCTGGTTCCAATCAAGCCTCTTCCCAATGTCGTGACACTCCAGGAGGACATCACAACAGAACGCTGTAGGCAG gCCCTGAGGAAGGAGCTGAAAACCTGGAAAGTTGACGTTGTGCTCAACGACGGGGCCCCCAACGTCGGGGCTAGCTGGGTCCATGATGCTTACTCACAAG CCCATCTGACACTGATGGCTTTGCGTCTGGCTTGTGATTTTCTGGGCCGTGGTGGCTGCTTCATCACGAAGGTTTTCCGTTCCCGCGACTATCAGCCTTTACTCTGGATCTTCCAGCAGCTCTTCCGCCGAGTCCAGGCCACCAAGCCCCAAGCCTCTCGTCATGAATCTGCAGAAATCTTTGTAGTCTGCCAGG GATTCCTGGCTCCTGACAAGGTTGACAGTAAGTTCTTCGACCCCAAATTTGCCTTCAAGGAGGTTGAAGTTCAGGCCAAGACTGTTACTGAATTAGTGACTAAGAAGAAGCCAAAG GCTGAAGGCTATGCTGAGGGTGACCTCACTCTCTATCACCGAACCTCAGTCACTGACTTTCTCCAAGCTGCCAACCCTGTTGACTTCCTTTCCAAAGCCAGTGAA ATCTCGCTGGACGATGAAGAATTGGCACGGCATCCAGCTACCACCGAGGACGTACAGGCGTGCTGTCAGGATATCAAAGTGCTGGGGCGCAAGGAGCTTAG GTCCCTGCTGAACTGGAGAACAAAGCTTCGGCGGTATGTGACCAAGAAGCTGAAAGAACAAGCAAAGGCGCTGGACATCAG CCTCAGCtcgggggaggaagaggaaggggaggaggaggagtcgGCAGCCAGGGCAGGGCCGCAGCcctctgaggaggaggaggaggagcagctgaACCGGACCCTGGCTGAGATGAAGGCCCAGGAGGTGGCAGAGTTAAAGAG gaagaagaagaagctgCTGCGTGAGCAGAGAAAGCAGCGGGAGCGTGTGGAGCTGAAGATGGATCTTCCCGGGGTTTCCATCGCAGATGAGGGGGAGACTGGCATGTTCTCCCTGCGCACCATCCGGGGTCACCAG TTGTTAGAGGAGGTAACACAGGGGGACATGAGTGCTGCAGACACGTTTTTGTCTGATCTGCCAAGAGACGACATCTACATATCAGATGTTGAGGATGACAGTGCATCCCTGGATAGTGATCTGGATCCAGAGGAGCTGGCAGGAGTCAGAGAACCTCAGCGTCTAAAGGATCAAAAGTG TGTACGATTTGCTGAAGTGGAAGACGataaagaggaggaaggagaagagaatcCACTGCTGGTACCACTGGAGGAAAAGGCGGTACTGCAGGAGGAACAGGCCAGCCTGTGGTTCTCGAAG GACGGCTTCAGTGGGATCGAGGATGATGCCGACGAGGCCCTGGAGATCGGCCAGGCCCAGCTGCTGTACGAGAGCCGTCGCAAGGGGCAGCAGCAGCCACCACCGCCGACGCGCGTGAAGACTGAGAGCAAGGCTCCCCCGTGCCAGGACGAGGCTCCTTCAGGGACAGAGGCTGACACTGGCCCTGGAGGGGAAGAGAGCGATGGCAGCTCTGACAGTGACAGCAGTAGCAGTGAGGGTGAAGAGAG CTGGAAACCACAGTGCGGTAAGAAGCGAAGCCGTGGGCCTAAGTCAGATGATGATGATGGGTTTGAGGTTGTGCCTATCGAGGACCCAG TGAAACATCGCATCCTGGACCCTGAAGGCCTTGCTCTAGGTGCCATTATTGTGTCTTCCAAAAAAGCCAAGAGAGACCTCATAGATGACTCCTTCAGCCG GTACACATTTAATGAGGATGAGGGGGAGCTTCCAGACTGGTTTGTGCAGGAGGAAAAGCAGCACAGGATACGACAATTGCCTGTTGATAAGAAGGAGGTGGAGCAATACCGGAAACGCTGGCGGGAAATCAATGCACGTCCCATCAAGAAAGTGGCTGAGGCCAAGGCCAGAAAGAAACGGAGG ATGCTGAAGAAGCTGGAGCAAACCAAGAAGAAGGCAGAAGCTGTGGTCAACACAGTGGACATCTCAGAACGGGAGAAAGTGGCACAGCTTCGAAG TCTATACAAGAAAGCTGGGCTTGGAAAGGAGAAGCGCCAAGTCACCTATGTTGTAGCCAAGAAAGGTGTGGGCCGCAAAGTGCGCAGGCCAGCTGGAGTCAGAGGTCACTTCAAGGTGGTGGATTCGAGAATGAAGAAGGACCAAAGAGCACAGCAACGGAAGGAGCAGAAGAAAAAGCACAAGCGCAAGTGA
- the LOC130840244 gene encoding LOW QUALITY PROTEIN: PIH1 domain-containing protein 2-like (The sequence of the model RefSeq protein was modified relative to this genomic sequence to represent the inferred CDS: deleted 1 base in 1 codon) yields MKHRKASLALEGEVSGTGCLRGLFLSIVESSSKGLLTQVTQFWNILDDMAESNPESYKKFIQQQLKDGRQLCAAPEPHLCLQTRILKPKEKMLFVNLCQWKRIPAPQSATHPVPLSVGRPEDMSETSDVYTVIDVAYHPDVLQAAEKDQMKKDQLMQMAMKCIEEQLQFTLSNSYHFTKFRIKGSVHRMKQNLMGIQTDPTDVREKMRKELTLEQIRSSTVSNSDQFPQLLLPKDQVSLETRCLIEEISSTEIEVEMKTPACELKIVADQNEKPLKIELKVELPGIINSVSLCDLSVSEDDLLIEISEKYRLHLNLPESVDTEMTTAKFIKEKATLIVTMPLV; encoded by the exons ATGaaaca CCGAAAAGCAAGCCTAGCCCTAGAAGGAGAAGTTTCTGGAACTGGATGCTTAAGAGGCCTATTCCTCTCAATTGTGGAGTCATCCTCGAAGGGTCTGCTCACTCAAGTTACACAGTTCTGGAACATCCTAGATGATATGGCTGAAAGTAACCCTGAAAGCTATAAGAAATTCATTCAACAGCAGCTGAAAGATGGGAGACAGCTCTGTGCTGCCCCAGAACCACACCTCTGTCTACAAACCAGGATcctgaaaccaaaagaaaaaatgctttttGTCAACCTATGTCAGTGGAAAAGGATCCCAGCTCCCCAGTCAGCCACTCATCCAGTACCTCTAAGTGTTGGCAGACCAGAAGATATGTCTGAGACATCAGATGTTTATACAGTCATCGATGTTGCCTACCATCCTGATGTTCTCCAGGCAGCAGAAAAAgaccaaatg aaaaaagatcAACTAATGCAGATGGCCATGAAATGCATTGAGGAACAACTCCAGTTCACTCTCTCAAACTCTTACCATTTTACCAAATTTAGAATAAAAGGAAGCGTTCacagaatgaaacaaaatctgATGGGAATCCAAACTGATCCCACAGAtgtaagagagaaaatgagaaaggaactAACCCTTGAACAGATAAGAAGCAGTACTGTGAGCAATTCAGATCAGTTTCCTCAACTTTTACTGCCAAAAGACCAAGTTTCACTTGAAACAAGGTGTCTGATAGAAGAGATCTCTAGTACAGAGATTGAAGTGGAGATGAAGACACCAGCCTGTGAATTAAAAATTGTGGCAGATCAGAATGAGAAACCTCTGAAAATTGAATTAAAAGTTGAACTACCTGGTATTATTAATTCAGTATCTCTCTGTGACCTTAGTGTTTCTGAGGATGATTTATTGATTGAGATCTCTGAGAAGTACAGATTACATCTGAATCTTCCAGAATCTGTGGATACTGAAATGACTACAGCAAAATTTATCAAAGAGAAAGCTACATTAATTGTCACAATGCCATTGGTGTAA
- the DDX42 gene encoding ATP-dependent RNA helicase DDX42 isoform X2, whose translation MAENPTAGVVQEEEEDNLEYDSDGNPIAPSKKIIDPLPPIDHSEIDYPPFEKNFYNEHEEITNLTPQQLIDLRHKLNLRVSGAAPPRPGSSFAHFGFDEQLMHQIRKSEYTQPTPIQCQGVPVALSGRDMIGIAKTGSGKTAAFIWPMLIHIMDQKELEPGDGPIAVIVCPTRELCQQIHAECKRFGKAYNLRSVAVYGGGSMWEQAKALQEGAEIVVCTPGRLIDHVKKKATNLQRVSYLVFDEADRMFDMGFEYQVRSIASHVRPDRQTLLFSATFRKKIEKLARDILIDPIRVVQGDIGEANEDVTQIVEILHSGPSKWNWLTRRLVEFTSSGSVLLFVTKKANAEELANNLKQEDHNLGLLHGDMDQSERNKVISDFKKKDIPVLVATDVAARGLDIPSIKTVINYDVARDIDTHTHRIGRTGRAGEKGVAYTLLTPKDSNFAGDLVRNLEGANQHVSKELLDLAMQNAWFRKSRFKGGKGKKLNIGGGGLGYRERPGLGSENTDRGSNNNVMSNYEAYKPSTGAMGDRLTAMKAAFQSQYKSHFVAASLSNQKAGSSAAGASGWTSAGSLNSVPTNSAQQGHNSPDSPIASATKGIPGFGNTGNLSSAPVTYPSAGAQGVNNTASGSNSREGIGGGNGKRERYTENRGGSRHSHGESGNRHGDSPRHGDGGRHGDGYRYPESSSRHADGRRHADGHPHGENRHGGGGGRHGESRGANDGRNGESRKESCNRESKVDPKVDSTKTDKMDSKTDKTADGFAVPEPPKRKKSRWDS comes from the exons ATGGCAGAGAATCCAACTGCTGGTGTGGttcaagaggaggaggaagataatTTGGAATATGATAGTGATGGAAATCCAATTGCAccttccaaaaaaatcattgatcCTCTTCCTCCCATTGATCATTCAGAG ATTGACTATCcaccatttgaaaaaaatttttacaatgagCATGAAGAGATAACCAACCTCACTCCACAGCAGCTAATAGATCTCCGGCATAAGCTCAATCTTCGG GTCTCTGGTGCTGCACCTCCCAGACCAGGAAGTAGCTTTGCTCATTTTGGGTTTGATGAACAACTTATGCACCAGATTCGGAAGTCTGAGTACACACAGCCCACTCCAATACAGTGCCAG GGTGTACCTGTGGCACTAAGTGGTAGAGACATGATTGGCATTGCCAAAACAGGCAGTGGGAAAACTGCGGCCTTTATCTGGCCCATGTTGATTCATATAATGGACCAGAAAGAATTGGAACCAGGTGATGGACCAATTGCAGTGATTGTGTGTCCTACTAGGGAGCTTTGCCAGCAG ATCCATGCGGAATGTAAGCGGTTTGGGAAAGCATATAATCTCCGATCAGTGGCCGTGTATGGAGGAGGGAGCATGTGGGAGCAGGCCAAGGCCCttcaggaaggggcagagattGTTGTCTGTACACCA GGCCGGCTGATTGATCATGTGAAGAAGAAAGCTACCAACCTTCAAAGAGTCTCTTACCTTGTATTTGATGAAGCAGATCGAATGTTTGACATGGGATTTG AGTACCAGGTGCGATCCATAGCAAGTCATGTCCGTCCTGACAGACAAA CGCTCTTATTCAGTGCAACTTTTCGGAAAAAGATTGAAAAACTGGCCAGAGACATCCTGATTGACCCTATTCGTGTGGTGCAGGGGGATATTGGAGAG gcAAATGAAGATGTGACTCAGATTGTGGAGATTCTCCATTCTGGGCCTAGTAAATGGAACTGGCTCACCCGGCGTCTAGTGGAGTTTACCTCTTCAGGGAGTGTCCTCCTGTTTGTTACTAAAAAAGCTAATGCCGAAGAGTTAGCCAATAACCTTAAACAGGAGGATCATAATCTTGGCCTTCTCCATGGCGACATGGATCAGAGTGAAAGAAACAAGGTTATTTCAGACTTTAAGAAAAAGGACATCCCAGTCCTAGTGGCCACAGATGTTGCAG ccCGTGGTCTGGACATTCCTTCAATTAAGACTGTCATTAACTATGATGTGGCACGAGATATTGATACCCATACTCACAGGATTGGCCGAACAGGACGAGCCGGTGAGAAAGGCGTGGCCTATACCCTGCTGACACCCAAGGACAGCAATTTTGCTGGTGACCTTGTCCGGAACTTGGAAGGAGCCAATCAGCATGTTTCCAAGGAACTCCTAGATCTGGCAATGCAG AATGCCTGGTTTCGGAAATCTCGCTTcaaaggagggaaagggaaaaagctGAACATTGGTGGAGGAGGCCTAGGCTACAGGGAGCGGCCTGGCCTTGGCTCTGAGAACACG GATCGAGGAAGTAACAACAATGTAATGAGCAATTATGAGGCCTACAAGCCCTCCACAGGAGCCATGGGAGATCGGCTGACGGCAATGAAAGCAGCTTTCCAG TCACAGTACAAGAGTCACTTTGTTGCTGCCAGTTTAAGCAACCAGAAGGCTGGAAGCTCTGCTGCTGGGGCGAGTGGATGGACTAGTGCAGGGAGCTTGAATTCGGTTCCAACTAATTCAGCCCAGCAGGGCCATAACAGTCCTGACAGTCCCATTGCCAGTGCCACGAAGGGCATCCCAGGCTTTGGCAATACTGGGAACCTCAGCAGTGCCCCAGTGACCTACCCTTCTGCCGGAGCCCAGGGAGTCAACAACACAGCTTCAGGAAGTAACAGCCGAGAAGGGATTGGGGGTGGCaatgggaaaagagagagatatACTGAGAACCGGGGTGGAAGCCGACATAGTCACGGAGAGAGTGGCAATCGGCATGGCGATAGCCCACGTCATGGCGATGGTGGTCGCCATGGAGATGGATACCGCTACCCAGAAAGCAGCAGCCGTCATGCTGATGGCCGTCGTCATGCTGATGGCCATCCTCATGGAGAGAACAGGCATGGAGGAGGTGGAGGCCGACATGGGGAGAGCCGAGGTGCAAACGATGGTCGGAATGgtgaaagcaggaaagaaagttGTAATCGTGAAAGCAAGGTGGACCCCAAGGTGGACAGCACCAAGACGGACAAGATGGACAGCAAGACAGATAAGACTGCTGATGGTTTCGCTGTCCCCGAGCCACCCAAGCGCAAGAAAAGTCGATGGGACAGTTAG